The sequence below is a genomic window from Acanthochromis polyacanthus isolate Apoly-LR-REF ecotype Palm Island chromosome 14, KAUST_Apoly_ChrSc, whole genome shotgun sequence.
CAGGATGTTCTCCTCTACTTCCCCGACCAGCCCTCCTCCTCTCGCCTTTATGTTCCCATGCCAACAGGAATCCCACACGAGAATGTGTACATTCGCACCAAGGATGGTGTGAAACTTAACCTCATCCTTCTCCGTTACACAGGAGGGGACGCACCTCCTGGAGTCACCTCTGGCAATCAAAGCAGCCCCACTTCCTCTGCTCCACCCACCATCCTTTATTTCCACGGTAATGCTGGTAATATTGGTCACAGGGTGCCAAACGCCCTGTTGATGCTGGTCAATCTAAAAGCTAATGTGGTGCTGGTGGACTATCGTGGCTACGGAAAGAGCGAGGGTGAGCCCAGTGAGGATGGGCTGTACCTGGATGCAGAGGCCACACTGGACTATGTCATGACCCGCCCTGATCTGGACAAGACAAAGGTGGTACTGTTTGGTCGCTCATTAGGAGGAGCTGTGGCCGTGCGCTTGGCATCAGTCAACCCTCACCGTGTAGCAGCCATTATTGTGGAAAACACCTTCCTCAGCATCCCCCACATGGCAGCAACGCTTTTCTCCTTCTTGCCCATGCGCCTGCTGCCCTTATGGTGCTATCGGAATCAGTTCCTGTCCTATCGGCAGGTGGCGCTGTGCCGCATGCCTTCGCTGTTCGTGTCTGGTCTGTCAGACCAGCTCATCCCACCCGTTATGATGAAACAACTGTACGAGTTGTCTCCTGCGCGGACTAAACGCCTGGCTATCTTTCCAGAGGGCACGCACAATGACACGTGGCAGTGTCAGGGCTACTTCGCTGCTTTGGAGCAGTTCATGAAAGACCTGCTGAAGAGCCATGCCCACGAGGAGAGCGCTCAGCCCTCAGCCAGCGTCACCATTATCTGAAAAATCAGTCAGGAAATGACTGTTGGCCACAGATGATGGGCTGGATGAAGTAAACTGATTGGAGGGACTTCATTGATTTTTGGaaagaatgtacatttttttatgcttttgtctgggtttgtattttatttcactctttttacctttctgtaaatttaacatgttttcactATTTCAAGGGTTTGAGAGAGGCTAACGATGCCCTCctgggttcttttgtgtttCAGCTATGAATGCATGTATTTATGACCTTTTATGAATGAAGCCAGAGCATACATGCCCACACCACAAGACATGTCACAGCCACAGAAGAATATGCTGTCGTGAGTCTGCtgaaattaatcaaaataaatgaaagtttgTCATAGTATCATGACCATATAAGGGCCTATTCTTCATCGAAAAATTGATTATTACTGGAGTTAAAATTACAGATCTTCTAGCATACAAAATTAAACACTGACAATATGTAGGataaactgtaaatatatatatctttGTTAATACATTGCACTTTTCTGTCCAGATTTGCCCGTGTTTGATTGTGGACTAACATCTTCTGAGCAATACTTTGAGGAGCAtaaggagtgttttttttttctctcccctttAGGCAAGGAACATTAATATACATGTGCAGCAGCTTGGCATATCCTGACATTGTAGTGATGAATATTTCTGTATACCTTTGAAAGTTTTGTCTGCAACAATAGCATAAAGCTTACTGTTGAATAATTGTGTTCAGCTACAAAAGTGTTCGCTGAGATGAAGTGGTCAGGAATGTAAGGTGACATGTTTGATACTTCTGCCTTTCAAAaagaacttgttttttttgtcagactgcTTCTGTTTACTTGGAATAAGCTTTTCTCCCTGGTAACATGTCTGGGTATAATACAATTAGCACACATGctaatctttatttttcaatagGCTCCAGTTGCTACAGCACAAGTTTGGCTTCTCTAGCTTTTTTAAGGAGTTTTTGCTTCGTGTGGTTTGTTATTTACAGATAAGTTTAGATTTCTTTAAGGCTATCTTGATGCAGTGCTACAATTGATGTCAGTGCACTGAAAGAGTTACTGGTTGCTGTAATCCTCTGGTCCCTACTGATCATTAGAGTAAATCCAGATTAAGAAACAAGTATACAGTCTCTCATTTTGTACATACAGTTCTGCCAATAAGATGAAATAAGGCTTCAGTAGTCTGAGTAATACAATGAAGCTGGTATATTCCACAATGCTTTTTTGagtaagaaagaaaaatcaccGTGTTACTATTACTGTCTACTGCAGATCAACAAGAAACTCCAGTCTGGCGTGTTCCGTAAAAGGGAGTTTCTCAGAAAAAGTACTGGACTATAATAAGTATATTTCTAAGTCGGAAT
It includes:
- the abhd13 gene encoding protein ABHD13 — translated: MEKPWRLWGAMERCTLTLASWSWGACRVSLLALILTFHLYGGFFLLALILASVAGILYKFQDVLLYFPDQPSSSRLYVPMPTGIPHENVYIRTKDGVKLNLILLRYTGGDAPPGVTSGNQSSPTSSAPPTILYFHGNAGNIGHRVPNALLMLVNLKANVVLVDYRGYGKSEGEPSEDGLYLDAEATLDYVMTRPDLDKTKVVLFGRSLGGAVAVRLASVNPHRVAAIIVENTFLSIPHMAATLFSFLPMRLLPLWCYRNQFLSYRQVALCRMPSLFVSGLSDQLIPPVMMKQLYELSPARTKRLAIFPEGTHNDTWQCQGYFAALEQFMKDLLKSHAHEESAQPSASVTII